A region of the Sulfurimonas crateris genome:
AAGTTCAACAAAAGTTGTTTTAAATCCAAATGAGACATTTGCATAGGTCGTAGCAAGGTTAAAAAGCTCTTCGGTGGTTATAGCACCTAGTAGAAACTGAGCTTCTGCGTTTAGTGAAATAATTTTCCCATTTGAGCTAAAGAGTATAAATGGATTATAATCATACTCTATCCACTGCTGCTCAAATGTCATTTGGTATTACTCTTCTATGTAGTTTTTAAGTTTTCGTCCGACTTTAGGGTGCTTGAGCTTTTTAATAGCACTCGACTCGATCTGGCGGACTCTTTCGCGTGTTACACTTAGCTCTTTTCCTATCTCTTCAAGTGTTCTGTCAGACTCATCATCCATAATTCCAAAACGGAGTTTTATAACCGCTTTTTCTCTTTCGTTAAGCTGCTCTAAAACATTCTCGATCTGAACTCTAAGATCATCTTTTAGTATAGAGTCAGAAGGCGAGAGTGATGATTTATCTTCTATGAAGTCACCAAAACGTCCATCATCTTCACTTCCGATAGGTGCTTCAAGACTGATAGGCTCTTTTGTGATCTTTATGACGTTTTTAACCTTCTCAACAGAGAGACCGACCTCTTGAGCGATGATCTCGACATCCGGCTCTCTTCCGTGCTCTTGAAGATGTTTACGCATGATCTTGTTTATGCGGTTTATAGTCTCGATCATATGGATAGGGATACGGATTGTTCTTGCCTGATCTGCAATTGCACGCGAAATAGCCTGACGGATCCACCATGTTGCATAAGTTGAGAATTTATACCCTTTTTGGTACTCAAACTTGTCAACTGCTTTCATAAGACCTATATTTCCCTCTTGTATCAAGTCGAGGAACGGAAGTCCACGGTTTGTATATCTCTTTGCAATAGAGACGACAAGTCTTAAGTTAGATTTTGCCATCTTTGTTTTTGATATTTCAGAGATGTTTTTACCGCGTTTTATCTGCTCTAGAATATCTGCTAGTTTTTCAGGTTCCATATCAAAGCTGTTTTTTGAAGCCTCTTTGGTCTGTACAAGCTTTTTGATCTCCATATATGTACTTACCATAGTAGCTTCAGGAACCATAGCAGCAATATCTTCTTTGTTTAGATCACAAATTTTTTCTACCAAGATCTTATGATTTGCTTTTAGCGTAGAGTTAAAGAGTGGAAGTTTATACTCTAATCTCTTAAGCTCTTTGTCGTAACCCTCATCACTCTTAAGTGCGGTCTCCATAGCTTTTACAAGTTCATTTATAAGCTTAGATGTAGGACCAAGGTCTAGCAGCTTCTCTTTTAGGATGCTTTTTTTGAAAGTAACCGATAAAAAGTAGTGGATAATATCCGGAGTAACTTCACCATCAAGGTTCTCAGGTGCCTTTTCAGTCAGTTTTACCCACTCTTTTTTCGCTTTTTCCAAAGCTTTAAAGCTTGTTGTGACTTTTTCAACCCTGCTTTTGTCTTTTACCGTCAGTGGCTTTTCCGCATCTTCATCATCGATGTCGTCATTGTCGTTGTCTGAGTCGTCGTTATCGTCACTGTCGTCATCTTTTTCATCTTCAAAGCTTTTAAATAGCTCTTTGACTCTTCTCTCACGGTTTATAAGAGGCTCTTTGTAATCTAAAATAAACTCTATTAGGTATGGAACCGAACAGATAGCGTCAATAATGATACTCTCTCCGCCCTCTATCTTTTTAGAGATCTCTATCTCTTCCTCCTTTGTTAAAAGCGGAATTTGCCCCATTTCACGTAGATACATACGAACGGGAGAGTCTGAGCGTGACCACTCTAGGAGTTCATGCTCTTTTAAGATGTCGAAGCTGTCCGTTTCATTGTTCTCGATCATCTTTCTTTGAGCGCTTCTTCTAGCCTCTGCCTCTTTGTCGTTTAGAAGCTTTGCATGCTCTGATGCCGTATAAATACAAGCTTTGTGCTTTTGTATAAGTTTAAATATATTTGCGGCTTGTGCATTTGTGGGCTGCTTGTCAAAAAGTTCTATTAAAGATTCGTAGGTTAGACACTCTTTTGGTTTTTGATTGGTAAAGAATGATTCGATAGCTTTGTTGAGTTCTTTAGCTGTCATATAAAATACACCTTGTTGGTCTATAAGATTTTTCAAAGGTGGATTATACCCAAACACTCTTAATCTCTCCTTGTTTTTATATTGGAACACACTTTGCTTTAAACTTGAAAATATTACTCAAAGGTACTTTATGCAGAGCGGATATTACTCAGCAGCAGCAGGTATGGTTACCCAGTTTAACCGTTTAGATACTATAGCAAACAACCTTGCCAACGTAAATACTGTAGGTTTTAAAGAGGACAATCTCATTGTTGGTGACTTTATGCGCCTATACAAAGAAGCAAGAGATGAACTCCCCAATGCAAACCACACTAAAGAGGCAGCACAGTTTTTAAATAGAGCAATGAACAAAGCTCCTCAAGTTGTTGATGCATATACAGACCACTCTTTAGGTGATATGCAAAAGAGTAACAACCCTTTAGATATGGCTTTATCAAGGGAGGGGCTTTTCTTTTTGGTAAAAACACCTGACGGAGTCAGATTTACAAGAGACGGATCCTTTACAAGAGACGATCAGGGAAGACTTATAACAAAAAGCGGCTACGAAGTGCTTCCAAGCGACTATTTTGAATCAAAACAGCCAATAGTATTAAATCAGGAAGATAGCATAATCGAGATAGATAAAAATGGACAGATCTATGCAAATGTGCCTAACAGTGCCAATTTTGCTCCAAATGCAAAACTATTTGTAGCACATCCTGACAATATAGCTTTTTTGAAAAAAGAGGGTGACAATCTCTACCGCTATGACGGCGAAGAGGAGTTAAAAAGCCTTGAAGAGAGCGGAGCCGTTATGCAGGGTTTTGTAGAGAAGAGCAATGTAAATGCCGTAAAGATGATGACACAGCTTATAGAGACAAACCGTTTGGTAGGGATGTATCAAAAAGCGATGGACACACAGATGAACGATATGAACCGCGATGCAATTGAAAAAATTGCCAGAAAATCTTAAGGAGTTTAGAACATGATGCAATCACTTTATACTGCTTCAACAGGAATGTTGGGAATGCAGACACAAATAGATACGACGGCAAACAATATTGCAAACGTAAACACTATCGGTTTTAAAAAGTCGCGCGCTGAGTTTGCAGACTTGATGTACAAAGTCATGGAGTACGCAGGAACATCCACAAGTGATGTTACAAAAAGCCCTACGGGAATTGAAGTTGGTCTTGGTGTCAGACCTACGGCAATAAACAAGATATTTTCAGAAGGTAGTCTGAAGCAGACTGACAATGAACTTGACGTAGCGGTAACCGGAAA
Encoded here:
- the rpoD gene encoding RNA polymerase sigma factor RpoD: MTAKELNKAIESFFTNQKPKECLTYESLIELFDKQPTNAQAANIFKLIQKHKACIYTASEHAKLLNDKEAEARRSAQRKMIENNETDSFDILKEHELLEWSRSDSPVRMYLREMGQIPLLTKEEEIEISKKIEGGESIIIDAICSVPYLIEFILDYKEPLINRERRVKELFKSFEDEKDDDSDDNDDSDNDNDDIDDEDAEKPLTVKDKSRVEKVTTSFKALEKAKKEWVKLTEKAPENLDGEVTPDIIHYFLSVTFKKSILKEKLLDLGPTSKLINELVKAMETALKSDEGYDKELKRLEYKLPLFNSTLKANHKILVEKICDLNKEDIAAMVPEATMVSTYMEIKKLVQTKEASKNSFDMEPEKLADILEQIKRGKNISEISKTKMAKSNLRLVVSIAKRYTNRGLPFLDLIQEGNIGLMKAVDKFEYQKGYKFSTYATWWIRQAISRAIADQARTIRIPIHMIETINRINKIMRKHLQEHGREPDVEIIAQEVGLSVEKVKNVIKITKEPISLEAPIGSEDDGRFGDFIEDKSSLSPSDSILKDDLRVQIENVLEQLNEREKAVIKLRFGIMDDESDRTLEEIGKELSVTRERVRQIESSAIKKLKHPKVGRKLKNYIEE
- a CDS encoding flagellar hook-basal body protein — encoded protein: MQSGYYSAAAGMVTQFNRLDTIANNLANVNTVGFKEDNLIVGDFMRLYKEARDELPNANHTKEAAQFLNRAMNKAPQVVDAYTDHSLGDMQKSNNPLDMALSREGLFFLVKTPDGVRFTRDGSFTRDDQGRLITKSGYEVLPSDYFESKQPIVLNQEDSIIEIDKNGQIYANVPNSANFAPNAKLFVAHPDNIAFLKKEGDNLYRYDGEEELKSLEESGAVMQGFVEKSNVNAVKMMTQLIETNRLVGMYQKAMDTQMNDMNRDAIEKIARKS